The Marinilongibacter aquaticus genome has a window encoding:
- a CDS encoding single-stranded DNA-binding protein — MAKKDMFPIGSQTTLRKKHQPPIPKYSSPTSYNAGTIHFGIKHIKSYPLQRNKVKQATIWHKIAVWGNLATLCEEMVKKGKFLKIEGKINYRQYENKAGQKVYLTEIQAHKIEEVKTNFS, encoded by the coding sequence ATGGCTAAAAAGGATATGTTTCCAATAGGGAGCCAAACTACTTTAAGGAAAAAACACCAACCTCCGATTCCCAAATATTCATCCCCTACATCGTACAATGCCGGCACCATTCACTTCGGTATTAAGCATATAAAGAGTTACCCGCTCCAGAGGAATAAGGTAAAACAAGCTACAATATGGCATAAAATTGCTGTTTGGGGAAACCTGGCCACCCTTTGTGAAGAAATGGTAAAAAAAGGAAAGTTTTTGAAAATCGAAGGAAAGATCAATTATCGCCAGTATGAGAACAAGGCAGGACAAAAAGTGTATCTAACCGAGATACAAGCACATAAAATCGAAGAGGTCAAAACGAATTTTTCGTAA
- a CDS encoding S9 family peptidase, whose amino-acid sequence MFRRLTAILCLVCFAFGTASAQPGSGTKWTPDGNGYYMIDGHDIVRFDLKSQKTSVVIPASEMTPANANAPLDVENFVFTPNQKMLLIYTNSQRVWRYNTRGDYWLLDRESKSLKKLGAGFEPGTLMFAKVSPDGQNVAYVQQRNIYVENLKTGKIEKITETGGNPRLINGTFDWAYEEEFSCYDGFRWNADGKQIAYWQLDASGIKDFNIINYTDDIYSKVIPIEYPKVGQSPSVCKIGVVDIKRKKTVWMNVPGDPQQHYIPRMEWAPNGKVMLQQLNRKQQVSKLFYADPKNGEVEKIFEESDEAWVDVRTIWHDDNPAGWEWINDGREFLWVSDKDGWNHIYRISQDGKEVRTVTDGDYDVIDPLLYDENTDQIYFTASPDNAMQRYLYAIKVGTKADAQRITPAKEEGTNGYNISTNGVYAQHAFNNYYTPRCSEWITLPDHKSLDPANGVDTKILEANKAASNVEFVHVKTASGVDVAGWMAYPTNFDPAKKYATVFYVYGEPAGQTALDNFNAGKNRLYNGSMADDGYIYISVDGRGSPAPKGRVWRKAIYKNIGIINIKDQAEAAQALMQKYPFIDKERIAVHGWSGGGSSTLNLLFQYPEIYQTGIAVAAVANQLTYDNIYQERYMGVPPADLDAFVQGSPITHAKNLKGNLLYIHGTGDDNVHYQNAEMLLNELIKYNKQFQFMAYPNRTHGIFEGEGTRKHLNTLFTNYLKSHCVPGAK is encoded by the coding sequence ATGTTTAGACGATTAACGGCTATTCTCTGTCTTGTGTGCTTTGCTTTTGGCACGGCTTCGGCACAACCTGGCTCGGGTACAAAATGGACGCCCGATGGCAACGGATATTACATGATCGACGGTCATGATATCGTACGTTTTGATTTGAAATCCCAGAAAACGTCGGTCGTGATCCCGGCTTCGGAAATGACACCGGCCAATGCAAATGCTCCTTTGGATGTAGAGAATTTTGTCTTTACGCCTAATCAGAAAATGCTTTTAATTTATACCAATTCGCAACGCGTATGGCGGTACAACACACGTGGAGATTATTGGTTGTTGGATAGAGAGAGCAAAAGCCTGAAAAAACTTGGAGCGGGTTTCGAACCGGGCACACTGATGTTTGCCAAGGTTTCTCCCGATGGCCAAAACGTAGCCTATGTGCAGCAGCGTAATATTTATGTCGAGAACCTGAAAACAGGTAAGATCGAAAAAATTACGGAAACTGGGGGGAACCCGAGATTGATCAACGGTACATTCGATTGGGCTTATGAAGAAGAGTTTAGCTGTTACGATGGGTTCCGCTGGAATGCCGACGGGAAGCAGATCGCGTATTGGCAATTGGATGCCTCGGGCATCAAGGATTTCAACATCATTAATTATACCGACGATATTTATTCGAAGGTCATTCCGATTGAATACCCCAAAGTGGGGCAGTCGCCTTCGGTATGCAAGATCGGTGTGGTGGATATCAAAAGAAAGAAAACGGTTTGGATGAATGTGCCGGGCGATCCGCAACAGCACTACATTCCTCGCATGGAATGGGCCCCCAATGGCAAAGTGATGCTGCAACAGTTGAACCGAAAACAACAGGTTTCGAAATTGTTTTATGCCGATCCGAAAAACGGTGAAGTGGAAAAGATTTTTGAAGAATCGGACGAAGCATGGGTTGATGTGAGAACCATTTGGCACGACGACAATCCAGCGGGTTGGGAGTGGATCAACGACGGAAGAGAGTTTCTGTGGGTTAGCGATAAGGACGGCTGGAACCATATCTACAGAATTTCGCAAGACGGAAAGGAAGTGCGTACGGTAACCGATGGAGATTACGATGTGATCGATCCCTTGCTTTACGATGAAAATACAGACCAGATCTACTTTACCGCCTCGCCGGATAATGCGATGCAACGTTATTTGTATGCCATAAAGGTGGGTACGAAAGCCGATGCTCAACGGATTACGCCTGCCAAAGAAGAGGGCACCAATGGATACAATATTTCTACCAATGGGGTATATGCACAACATGCATTCAACAATTATTACACGCCGCGTTGCTCCGAGTGGATCACCCTGCCCGATCACAAATCTTTGGATCCTGCCAATGGGGTGGATACCAAAATTCTTGAGGCCAATAAGGCGGCTTCGAATGTAGAGTTTGTGCATGTGAAAACAGCCAGCGGCGTAGATGTGGCTGGCTGGATGGCTTATCCTACGAATTTTGATCCTGCGAAGAAATACGCCACGGTATTCTATGTGTACGGCGAGCCCGCCGGGCAGACCGCTTTAGACAATTTCAATGCAGGAAAAAACCGTTTGTACAATGGCAGTATGGCCGATGATGGGTACATCTACATTTCAGTGGATGGTCGAGGTTCACCTGCTCCCAAAGGTAGAGTTTGGCGGAAAGCGATTTACAAAAACATTGGGATAATCAATATCAAAGACCAAGCCGAAGCGGCTCAGGCTTTGATGCAGAAATATCCGTTTATCGATAAGGAACGTATAGCCGTACATGGATGGAGTGGCGGAGGAAGCAGCACACTGAATTTGCTGTTTCAATACCCCGAAATCTATCAAACGGGCATTGCGGTAGCGGCCGTGGCCAATCAACTGACTTACGACAATATTTATCAGGAGCGTTATATGGGTGTGCCTCCGGCAGATTTGGACGCTTTCGTACAAGGCTCGCCAATTACGCACGCCAAAAATTTGAAAGGAAATCTCTTGTATATTCACGGTACGGGCGATGACAATGTGCATTATCAGAATGCCGAAATGCTATTGAACGAGCTCATCAAATACAACAAGCAATTTCAATTTATGGCCTATCCGAACAGGACCCACGGGATTTTTGAAGGTGAAGGGACACGCAAGCATTTGAATACCTTGTTTACCAATTACTTGAAGTCGCACTGCGTGCCTGGGGCAAAGTAA